In Bacillus sp. KH172YL63, one genomic interval encodes:
- a CDS encoding efflux RND transporter permease subunit, whose product MNSIINFVLKNKFAVWLMTIIVIIAGLYSGFNMKLETLPNINTPIVSVTTVYPGATPEDVADKVSEPIEKRLKNLDGVNVVSSTSYQNASAVQIEYKFSKDMDEAKTEVEEALSDLPFPEGVNEPDVSRLSFNAFPIIALSVANEGQSLAQLTTTVEDTIIPQLEGVDGVASVQASGQQVQEAQLVFDEDKLAKYGLTEETVQNIIKGSDVTAPLGLYTFKDSQKSVMVDGNITTIEDLKEMKIPVTPNTGASMGQPAQGQAPAGGSPEGMKIPTVTLSDVADIELIGKAESISRTNGQESIGLQVVKTADANTVDVVNAVKEEVKGFEKDIDGVEIISTFDQGEPIEESVSTMLNKALFGAVFAVIIILLFLRDIKSTLISVVSIPLSLLIAIMLLKQMDITLNIMTLGAMTVAIGRVIDDSIVVVENIYRRMYLKGEMLKGKDLIREATKEMFVPIASSTIVTIAVFLPLGLVQGMIGELFLPFALTIVFALLASLLVAVTIVPMLAHSMFKKGVGKKHVEKKSRLAQWYKGVLNWTLNHKIITSVLAIAMLVGSLFLVPFIGVSFLPSDEEKMVMATYKPDPGQTEEDVNKIAQDAEEYFMGRKGAETIQYSVGGENPMSPGSSNNAIFYVQYNDDTENFSEEKEKVIKDLQKNTDKGEWASQDFSASAGSNEIVVYVYGETLKDIEPVVNDIQSMMEEKKDFKKVGSSISESYDEYSFIADQEKLSELGLTAGQIAMELGQTRQRPVITTIEKDGEEVNVYLDVEKENYEGINDLTDKTIQSPLGVEVPIKDVVEVKEGKTSDTVSRRDGKVFAQVSGELKTDDVSKASQDIQQEIDEMKIPSGIDVNMGGVTEDIQESFTQLGLAMLAAIAIVYLILVVTFGGGLAPFAILFSLPFTIIGALVGLLIAGETISISSMIGALMLIGIVVTNAIVLIDRVIHKENEGLSTREALLEAGSTRLRPILMTAIATIGALFPLALGLEGSGLISKGLGVTVIGGLTSSTLLTLVIVPIVYEIMMKIKGKIGGRKRKTVKE is encoded by the coding sequence GTGAACAGTATTATCAATTTCGTACTTAAGAATAAGTTTGCGGTCTGGTTAATGACGATCATCGTCATCATTGCAGGCTTATATTCAGGATTTAATATGAAACTTGAAACCCTTCCGAACATCAATACACCGATTGTGAGTGTCACAACCGTGTATCCTGGAGCGACTCCGGAAGATGTGGCGGATAAGGTTTCAGAACCGATTGAAAAGCGGTTGAAGAATTTGGACGGGGTAAATGTCGTCAGCTCGACATCTTACCAAAATGCTTCAGCTGTACAGATAGAATACAAGTTTTCGAAAGATATGGATGAAGCGAAGACTGAGGTGGAAGAAGCCCTGTCTGACCTTCCGTTTCCAGAGGGAGTCAATGAGCCGGACGTATCACGGTTGAGCTTCAATGCCTTTCCGATTATCGCTCTAAGTGTTGCGAATGAGGGGCAATCTTTAGCTCAATTAACAACTACGGTAGAAGACACCATCATTCCTCAGCTCGAGGGAGTGGATGGAGTTGCTTCTGTTCAAGCATCAGGCCAACAAGTGCAAGAGGCGCAACTCGTCTTTGACGAAGATAAGCTTGCCAAGTATGGATTAACAGAGGAAACCGTTCAAAATATCATTAAAGGATCTGACGTAACAGCTCCATTAGGACTGTATACGTTCAAAGACAGTCAGAAATCAGTAATGGTTGACGGCAATATTACAACAATTGAAGATTTGAAAGAAATGAAGATCCCCGTGACGCCAAATACCGGCGCTTCCATGGGGCAGCCCGCTCAGGGGCAGGCACCTGCAGGGGGATCTCCAGAAGGTATGAAAATCCCGACGGTTACTCTATCAGATGTTGCAGATATTGAACTGATCGGAAAGGCAGAGTCCATTTCAAGAACGAACGGCCAAGAATCCATCGGACTGCAAGTCGTGAAAACGGCTGATGCCAATACGGTGGATGTCGTCAATGCCGTGAAAGAAGAAGTCAAAGGTTTTGAGAAAGACATTGATGGTGTAGAAATCATTTCTACTTTTGACCAGGGTGAACCGATCGAAGAATCTGTCAGCACAATGCTGAATAAGGCGTTATTCGGTGCCGTCTTCGCGGTCATCATCATCCTGTTATTCTTACGGGACATTAAATCGACGCTGATTTCGGTCGTATCGATTCCACTTTCGCTTCTGATTGCGATCATGTTGCTGAAACAGATGGATATCACACTGAATATTATGACGCTTGGTGCAATGACCGTTGCAATCGGACGGGTCATCGATGACTCGATCGTTGTGGTTGAAAATATTTACCGGAGAATGTATCTGAAAGGTGAAATGCTGAAAGGGAAAGACCTGATCCGTGAGGCAACGAAAGAAATGTTCGTTCCAATCGCATCATCGACAATCGTTACGATTGCTGTATTCCTTCCATTAGGACTCGTTCAAGGGATGATCGGGGAATTATTCCTGCCATTTGCCCTGACGATCGTATTTGCACTGCTTGCATCTCTTCTTGTAGCGGTGACGATCGTACCGATGCTTGCCCACTCCATGTTTAAAAAGGGTGTAGGGAAGAAGCACGTTGAAAAGAAAAGCCGATTGGCACAGTGGTATAAAGGCGTATTGAATTGGACGCTGAATCATAAGATCATCACATCGGTCCTTGCGATCGCGATGCTGGTAGGTAGTTTGTTCCTCGTACCATTCATCGGCGTCAGCTTCCTGCCTTCTGATGAAGAAAAGATGGTCATGGCAACATATAAGCCGGATCCAGGTCAAACAGAAGAAGACGTCAACAAGATTGCACAGGATGCGGAAGAATACTTCATGGGCCGTAAAGGTGCCGAAACGATTCAGTACTCCGTCGGCGGAGAAAATCCGATGAGTCCTGGAAGTTCGAATAACGCAATCTTCTATGTTCAATACAATGACGATACAGAAAACTTCTCAGAAGAAAAAGAAAAAGTCATCAAAGATTTACAGAAAAACACGGATAAGGGTGAATGGGCTTCTCAGGACTTCTCTGCAAGTGCCGGCAGCAATGAAATTGTCGTGTACGTGTACGGGGAAACACTGAAAGACATCGAGCCTGTCGTAAACGATATACAAAGCATGATGGAAGAAAAGAAAGACTTCAAAAAAGTCGGATCAAGCATCTCTGAATCGTATGATGAGTATTCCTTCATCGCAGATCAGGAAAAGCTGAGCGAACTTGGCCTAACAGCCGGGCAAATCGCCATGGAGCTTGGCCAGACACGTCAGCGTCCGGTCATCACCACCATCGAAAAAGACGGTGAAGAAGTGAACGTGTACCTCGACGTTGAGAAAGAAAATTATGAAGGCATCAACGATTTAACGGATAAAACGATTCAATCACCACTCGGCGTGGAAGTGCCGATTAAAGATGTGGTGGAAGTGAAAGAAGGAAAAACATCCGATACCGTTTCAAGACGTGACGGTAAAGTCTTTGCTCAGGTGAGCGGAGAATTGAAAACAGATGATGTTTCCAAAGCATCACAAGACATCCAGCAAGAAATCGATGAAATGAAGATTCCATCCGGCATCGACGTGAACATGGGCGGGGTGACGGAAGATATTCAGGAATCCTTCACACAGCTTGGACTGGCGATGCTCGCAGCGATCGCGATCGTCTACCTGATCCTTGTCGTCACATTCGGCGGCGGTCTTGCACCATTTGCCATCCTGTTCTCACTGCCATTCACGATTATCGGTGCATTGGTGGGGCTGTTGATTGCAGGGGAAACGATCAGTATCTCCTCCATGATCGGTGCGCTTATGCTGATCGGTATCGTCGTGACCAATGCGATCGTCTTGATCGACCGTGTGATCCATAAAGAAAACGAAGGTCTATCAACACGTGAAGCATTACTGGAAGCGGGATCCACCCGTCTTCGTCCGATCCTCATGACCGCCATTGCGACAATCGGAGCATTGTTCCCGCTTGCGCTCGGTCTCGAAGGAAGCGGATTGATCTCGAAAGGCCTCGGAGTGACCGTTATTGGTGGATTGACCAGTTCAACCCTACTGACGCTTGTCATTGTACCGATCGTCTATGAAATTATGATGAAAATCAAAGGGAAGATCGGTGGCCGTAAACGCAAGACAGTGAAAGAATAA
- a CDS encoding oligosaccharide flippase family protein, which produces MSLFLRGTLVLVVTAFAGECLEFLINMILARELGEAGLGTYMSILPTVFLIVILSSMELPISLSKFFAEKEEHFHRGMLHYAFRFAVVTTCSLLLLMVLLYMWTPLFQGYHPGIRWLVLIVIPIVSFTSITRGYFMGIHQMGKIAAANFLRKGIQLALLISIYQFLSFSTAASIFIALGTLVASEGVVFVYLIHAYILEIKGKRKDSHSNLTTAEMRKSVLSVSVPTTVLRLFHAITHAIQPFLIKWALVHSGMGALEANEHFGMLAGIALTIGFFPSFIAFSMLTVLIPTVSGKASANDHAGILKHLKQVMWMTFGYGIPAVFIYYILGDYLTETFFHSASSAYYLKLLWPYFLFHFLVFPLQAFLIGLGLVKDALVHTIWSSTFSFALIYILGSRFGMEGVIVGMNGGAVLITLLHYVTICRTLETTLWLKSAIKM; this is translated from the coding sequence ATGAGTCTATTTTTAAGGGGTACGTTGGTACTGGTGGTGACGGCGTTCGCAGGTGAATGCCTGGAGTTTTTAATTAATATGATATTGGCCCGTGAGCTTGGGGAAGCGGGTCTTGGAACATATATGTCGATTTTGCCGACGGTATTTCTTATTGTGATTTTATCAAGCATGGAGCTGCCGATCAGCCTTTCGAAGTTTTTCGCAGAGAAAGAAGAGCATTTTCACCGGGGGATGCTTCATTATGCCTTCCGCTTTGCCGTGGTCACGACATGCAGCCTTTTACTTCTTATGGTGCTGCTTTATATGTGGACGCCATTATTTCAAGGGTACCATCCAGGGATACGATGGCTCGTCCTGATCGTGATTCCGATTGTGTCTTTTACCTCGATCACCCGTGGATATTTTATGGGGATCCACCAGATGGGGAAGATTGCGGCGGCGAATTTTCTCCGGAAAGGCATTCAATTAGCTCTTTTGATATCCATTTATCAATTTCTATCCTTCAGCACGGCAGCGTCGATCTTCATTGCCCTTGGCACGCTGGTTGCGAGTGAAGGTGTTGTATTTGTTTACCTGATTCATGCTTACATCCTGGAGATTAAGGGTAAAAGAAAGGACAGCCATTCTAACCTGACAACAGCAGAAATGAGAAAGTCAGTGCTGTCGGTATCCGTGCCGACGACAGTACTGCGCCTCTTCCACGCCATCACCCATGCCATACAGCCTTTCCTGATTAAATGGGCGTTGGTTCATTCTGGAATGGGGGCGCTGGAAGCAAACGAGCATTTTGGCATGCTCGCAGGGATCGCACTTACCATCGGATTCTTTCCTTCCTTCATTGCATTTTCCATGCTGACGGTGTTGATTCCGACCGTTTCAGGAAAAGCTTCGGCGAATGATCATGCCGGGATTCTGAAACATCTTAAACAAGTGATGTGGATGACCTTTGGTTACGGGATACCTGCCGTGTTTATTTACTATATTCTTGGGGATTACTTAACAGAGACGTTCTTTCACTCTGCATCCTCCGCTTATTACTTAAAATTGCTCTGGCCGTATTTTCTATTTCATTTCCTGGTGTTCCCCCTTCAGGCTTTCCTGATCGGATTGGGATTGGTGAAGGATGCCCTCGTCCATACAATCTGGTCCAGCACATTTTCCTTTGCCCTGATCTATATATTGGGATCCAGGTTTGGGATGGAAGGGGTCATCGTAGGGATGAACGGAGGTGCCGTCCTGATCACGCTTTTACACTACGTCACCATCTGCAGGACACTGGAAACGACACTTTGGTTAAAATCGGCCATTAAAATGTAA
- a CDS encoding cation:proton antiporter gives MIDSILFNIMLVGVLGIASQWAAWRFRLPAIVVMSIVGLLVGPFFGLINPKDDFGEVFKPIISMAVAIILFEGSLNLDFREVRGLGKPVFRIVTFGALLAWLLGSLGAHYVAGLSWAVAFVIGGLFIVTGPTVILPLLRQAKLKPRPAAILKWEGIVVDPFGALIAVFAFEIINFLISDDVTGLSLLLFFAASLFAVIFGWALGKFTGFIFENGHVPEFLKSPVVFALVLACFTISDQITHETGLLAVTAMGMTLANMHISSIDDMRHFKENISVLLISTIFVMLTASLTIDTLLEIFNWKIIAFVLLMLFIVRPVSIWLSTIGTDLSNREKILVGWIAPRGIVALTVSSYFAAVLLEKGFEDASILTSLTFALVFSTVCAHGFSIKWLAKKLDLAISEQPGVVIVGGSKFSTEFAKTLQDLKIPVLITDSSWQRLFSVRKAGIPFYRGEILSEQTEYYLDMTPYEYMIAATELDSYNALVCTTFVPEIGRNNLFQLSLRSKRDDDLEDMVHTIGGRILFQDHVTWEELNKRIERGDVFRKTNITEKYTFEEYLQERDEHTLLMFALKPTGRIEFFTESASPKIEQGDVIVSLTQPCKELNKIQEKLTVQRENSENEKRKRESAD, from the coding sequence ATGATTGATTCTATTCTATTTAATATTATGTTAGTCGGCGTGTTGGGGATTGCCTCCCAATGGGCAGCCTGGAGATTCAGGCTGCCGGCCATCGTCGTCATGTCGATCGTTGGATTGCTTGTAGGTCCATTCTTCGGACTCATCAATCCAAAGGACGATTTTGGCGAAGTATTCAAACCTATCATATCGATGGCGGTTGCCATCATCCTGTTTGAAGGGAGCCTCAATCTTGATTTCCGGGAAGTGAGGGGACTTGGGAAACCGGTGTTCCGGATCGTCACGTTCGGTGCCCTTCTTGCCTGGCTCCTGGGCTCGCTCGGTGCCCACTATGTGGCCGGTCTGTCATGGGCGGTCGCATTCGTCATCGGCGGTCTTTTCATCGTGACGGGTCCGACGGTCATCCTCCCGCTTTTAAGACAGGCCAAGCTGAAGCCGCGTCCTGCGGCAATCCTCAAATGGGAAGGGATCGTCGTCGATCCGTTTGGTGCACTCATAGCTGTATTTGCATTTGAAATCATCAACTTTTTAATCAGCGATGACGTCACAGGGCTTTCGCTGCTCTTATTCTTCGCCGCGTCCCTGTTTGCGGTCATATTTGGCTGGGCGCTCGGGAAATTTACCGGCTTCATTTTTGAAAATGGACATGTTCCTGAATTCTTGAAATCACCGGTCGTATTTGCCCTTGTCCTCGCCTGCTTCACGATTTCAGATCAGATCACCCATGAAACCGGCCTGCTTGCAGTCACGGCGATGGGGATGACCCTTGCGAATATGCATATCTCTTCGATTGACGATATGCGCCATTTTAAAGAAAACATATCCGTGCTGCTCATTTCGACCATCTTTGTCATGCTGACAGCATCGTTGACGATCGACACCCTGCTTGAGATCTTCAACTGGAAAATCATCGCATTTGTCCTGCTCATGCTGTTCATCGTGCGTCCGGTCTCAATTTGGCTGTCCACGATAGGGACGGACCTCTCCAACCGGGAAAAAATCCTTGTCGGATGGATTGCACCGAGGGGGATCGTCGCATTGACCGTATCAAGTTATTTTGCGGCAGTGTTGTTGGAGAAGGGGTTCGAGGATGCTTCCATCCTGACTTCCCTGACGTTCGCCCTTGTATTCTCGACGGTATGCGCACACGGCTTCTCGATTAAATGGCTCGCTAAAAAGCTCGATTTAGCCATCTCTGAACAGCCTGGAGTGGTAATTGTCGGGGGTAGCAAATTCAGCACTGAATTTGCAAAGACCCTTCAAGACCTGAAGATTCCAGTACTGATAACCGATTCATCCTGGCAGCGACTGTTTTCAGTCCGGAAGGCAGGCATTCCTTTTTACAGGGGAGAAATACTGTCAGAGCAGACCGAGTATTATCTCGATATGACACCGTATGAATATATGATCGCAGCGACAGAGCTCGATTCTTATAACGCGCTTGTCTGTACGACATTTGTCCCTGAAATCGGAAGGAATAATCTGTTCCAGCTGAGCCTTCGCAGCAAACGGGACGATGATCTGGAGGATATGGTCCATACGATCGGCGGGCGCATCCTCTTCCAGGACCATGTCACGTGGGAGGAACTGAATAAACGGATCGAGCGTGGAGACGTATTCAGAAAAACGAATATCACGGAAAAATACACCTTTGAAGAGTATTTACAGGAAAGGGATGAACATACACTCTTGATGTTCGCCCTCAAACCGACCGGAAGAATCGAATTCTTCACGGAAAGTGCATCACCGAAGATTGAACAGGGAGATGTAATTGTCAGCCTGACCCAGCCGTGCAAAGAGCTGAACAAGATCCAGGAAAAGCTCACCGTTCAAAGGGAAAACAGTGAAAATGAAAAGAGAAAAAGAGAAAGCGCCGATTGA
- a CDS encoding TspO/MBR family protein — MRLILNILAFAVMIVMNTLAVTLPLNDQSTSEISDRLDIMITPAGYVFSIWSLIYLLLALWIIRQFPKDRRELPLYQDTSGLFVLSSILNASWILVWHYHFFLISVFVMLGLLGTLIALYKRLLSIGPSLLDRAPFSIYLGWISVATIVNITYYLTDIGWDGFGVSALVWAYLGLIAASILAFSFRIAFHDFLYPLVIVWAFIGIGIKNMGDQSTYAYTAYALALIIVVFDLVYKRTRRSVT, encoded by the coding sequence ATGAGACTCATCCTGAATATTCTCGCCTTCGCAGTGATGATTGTGATGAACACGCTCGCTGTCACGCTGCCGTTGAATGATCAATCCACATCAGAAATCAGTGACAGGCTCGATATCATGATCACACCTGCAGGGTACGTCTTTTCCATCTGGAGCCTGATTTATCTGCTTCTCGCCCTCTGGATAATCCGGCAGTTTCCGAAAGACCGGCGGGAGTTACCGCTGTACCAGGATACGAGTGGACTTTTCGTCTTGAGCAGTATATTGAACGCTTCATGGATCCTTGTATGGCACTATCACTTTTTCCTGATCTCTGTGTTTGTGATGCTCGGTCTTCTCGGTACGTTAATCGCCCTTTATAAGCGGCTCCTGAGTATAGGTCCGTCCCTCCTGGATAGGGCCCCGTTCTCGATCTACCTGGGATGGATTTCTGTTGCGACAATCGTGAACATCACCTATTATTTGACCGATATCGGCTGGGACGGATTCGGTGTGTCGGCATTGGTTTGGGCTTACCTTGGATTGATTGCCGCATCGATCCTCGCCTTTTCTTTCCGCATCGCTTTCCATGATTTCCTCTACCCTCTCGTCATCGTATGGGCATTCATCGGAATCGGGATCAAAAACATGGGGGATCAATCAACCTATGCCTATACCGCCTACGCCCTCGCTTTGATCATCGTCGTCTTCGACCTTGTGTACAAGCGGACCCGCCGTTCGGTGACCTGA
- a CDS encoding M3 family oligoendopeptidase, whose translation MNRTTHTYSDKWDLDVFFSGGSDSEEFREHLDTLAKKKDDFADNALAFHPPQSAKDGDLVWNLIEEAKEVMLYLRQAGAFVSCLEAQNMHDRKADSLRGEVTSLSADFSSTFTKFQQQLSDCTEDVWNDLLQHERLSEITFVLNEWRKKAKDKLSSTEESLIQALAVDGYHGWGQMYDTIVGAMEISHDGKTLSVGQANNLLSSPDEKTRKEVFDKLESAWEEKEDLFARTLNHLGGFRLNVYKKRGWDELMKEPLEYNRMKQETLDAMWGAISKHKQPFVKYLNRKAKLIGKDKLDWYDLDAPVAESTGTMSYDEGAAFILKQFARFGEEMAKFAEKAFQDEWIEAEDRPGKRPGGFCTSFPLSDQSRIFMTYSGSMSNVSTLAHELGHAFHSYALKPMHTLNRNYAMNVAETASTFAEMIVADAAVKEAGTKEEKIALVEDKLQRSVAFFMNIHARFLFETRFYEERAKGIVSVEKLNELMVKAQQEAFADSLGEVHPRFWASKLHFYITGVPFYNFPYTFGYLFSLSIYAKALEANENYEEKYMALLRDTAVMNVEELAMKHLGEDITKEAFWEKGIKLCIADVDEFLELTK comes from the coding sequence ATGAACCGTACAACTCATACCTATTCAGATAAGTGGGATTTAGATGTTTTTTTCAGCGGAGGAAGTGATTCAGAGGAATTCAGGGAGCACCTTGATACTTTAGCGAAAAAGAAAGATGACTTCGCAGACAACGCCTTGGCCTTCCATCCGCCTCAATCGGCGAAGGACGGGGACCTGGTGTGGAACCTCATTGAGGAAGCGAAAGAAGTGATGCTGTATTTGCGCCAGGCCGGTGCCTTTGTCAGCTGTCTTGAAGCCCAGAACATGCATGACCGCAAAGCTGATTCTCTCCGGGGGGAAGTGACGAGCCTGAGCGCCGACTTCTCTTCCACATTCACCAAGTTTCAGCAGCAGCTTTCCGACTGCACCGAGGACGTCTGGAATGACTTGCTTCAGCACGAAAGGCTCAGTGAGATTACGTTTGTGCTCAATGAGTGGAGAAAGAAAGCAAAAGATAAGCTGTCGAGCACAGAGGAATCCTTGATCCAGGCATTGGCCGTCGACGGCTATCACGGTTGGGGCCAGATGTACGATACGATCGTGGGCGCGATGGAAATCAGCCATGACGGAAAAACATTGTCAGTGGGGCAGGCGAATAATCTGCTTTCAAGCCCTGACGAAAAGACGAGGAAAGAGGTTTTTGACAAATTGGAGAGCGCATGGGAGGAGAAAGAGGACCTGTTTGCGCGCACCCTCAACCACCTGGGCGGATTCCGTTTGAATGTTTATAAAAAGCGGGGCTGGGATGAACTGATGAAGGAGCCCCTTGAATATAACAGGATGAAGCAGGAGACCCTCGATGCAATGTGGGGGGCGATTTCCAAACACAAGCAGCCTTTCGTAAAATATTTAAATCGTAAAGCGAAGCTGATCGGAAAGGACAAGCTTGACTGGTATGACCTTGACGCACCGGTCGCAGAGTCAACGGGTACGATGTCGTATGATGAAGGAGCGGCCTTCATTCTCAAGCAATTTGCCCGTTTTGGCGAAGAAATGGCCAAGTTTGCCGAAAAAGCATTCCAGGATGAGTGGATCGAGGCGGAGGACCGTCCGGGGAAACGTCCGGGAGGCTTCTGCACATCCTTCCCGTTAAGCGACCAATCAAGGATTTTTATGACCTACTCCGGATCGATGTCGAATGTATCGACACTTGCCCATGAACTGGGCCATGCATTCCACTCATACGCGCTGAAACCGATGCACACCTTGAATCGGAATTACGCGATGAACGTGGCGGAAACGGCTTCGACTTTTGCCGAAATGATCGTGGCCGATGCAGCCGTGAAAGAAGCAGGAACGAAGGAAGAGAAGATTGCCCTTGTTGAAGATAAACTGCAGCGGAGCGTCGCTTTCTTCATGAATATCCATGCCCGCTTCTTATTCGAGACCCGTTTTTATGAAGAACGGGCGAAGGGAATTGTCTCTGTCGAGAAGCTCAATGAACTGATGGTGAAAGCCCAGCAGGAAGCGTTCGCCGATTCACTGGGTGAAGTGCATCCCCGCTTCTGGGCATCAAAACTTCATTTCTATATTACAGGTGTGCCGTTCTATAACTTCCCGTACACATTCGGCTACCTGTTCTCCCTGAGCATTTATGCAAAGGCCCTCGAAGCAAACGAGAACTACGAAGAGAAATACATGGCGCTCCTCCGTGACACGGCCGTCATGAACGTGGAAGAGCTTGCCATGAAACATCTCGGCGAAGACATCACCAAAGAAGCCTTCTGGGAAAAAGGCATCAAGCTCTGCATCGCAGACGTCGACGAATTCCTTGAACTGACAAAATAA
- a CDS encoding lmo0954 family membrane protein, whose translation MKKFGLLLAGGIAAIVLLANVGPIIGLAISLVVMYYSFKGFIKTDSTGKKILWALVGLIAISATVSNFPAIIGLVALYVLYVVYQNWKKEEAGVVDESSSDPFTNFEREWSQLKN comes from the coding sequence ATGAAGAAATTTGGATTGCTACTGGCAGGAGGAATCGCAGCGATTGTGCTGCTTGCGAATGTAGGACCGATCATCGGTCTCGCCATCTCCCTTGTGGTTATGTATTACAGCTTTAAAGGGTTTATCAAAACAGACTCTACCGGTAAGAAAATTCTATGGGCTTTGGTCGGACTGATTGCAATCAGTGCAACGGTGTCAAACTTCCCGGCGATCATCGGTCTTGTCGCTCTGTATGTGCTGTATGTGGTGTATCAGAACTGGAAAAAAGAAGAGGCCGGCGTGGTGGACGAGAGCTCGTCCGATCCATTCACCAATTTTGAAAGAGAATGGTCTCAGTTGAAAAACTAA